The Streptomyces sp. NBC_00454 DNA segment CTACCTCAAGACGCTGCAGCCCGCCGTCGACAAGGCCGTCGCCCAGTCCGGCGTGAAGAACATCGTCGACGCCGCCACCCTCACCAAGCTGGAGGTGCACGGCAACTCCGGCCACGACCACGGCACGGAAGAGGGCGCCGCCGACGACCACGACCACAGCCACGGCGAAGCCGGCGAGGACCCCCACGTCTGGCTCGACCCGGTCAAGTACGCGGAGATCGCCAAGGGCGTGGGCGCGGCCCTGGAGAAGTCCGACCCCGACCACGCGGCGGACTACAAGAAGAACACCGACGAGCTGGTCGCCAAGCTGGGCGCGCTCGACACCGAGTTCAAGGACGGCCTGAAGAACACGGCCTCCAAGACCTTCATCACCACCCACTCCGCCTTCGGCTACCTCTCCGAGCGCTACGGGCTCGACCAGGAGGGCATCTCCGGCGTCGACCCCGAGTCCGAGCCGAGCCCGGCCCGGATGAAGGACCTGCAGGCCATCGCGAAGAAGGACAATGTCTCGACGGTGTTCTTCGAGACCCTGGCCAGCGACAAGACGGCCAAGACCCTCGCCACGGACACCGGCCTGAAGACCGATGTCCTGGACCCCCTCGAGGGAATCACGGACAAGTCCCAGGGCGCTGACTACTTCGAGGTCATGCGGTCCAACCTGAAGAACCTGCAGAAGGCGCTCGGCAACAAGTAA contains these protein-coding regions:
- a CDS encoding metal ABC transporter substrate-binding protein, yielding MNVRRLIPTAALAGAVALAATALTACSGAAGATGGKDGKLDVMASFYPMQFLAEQIGKEHVKVDTLTKPGVEPHDLEITPKQTAQLGEADVVLYLKTLQPAVDKAVAQSGVKNIVDAATLTKLEVHGNSGHDHGTEEGAADDHDHSHGEAGEDPHVWLDPVKYAEIAKGVGAALEKSDPDHAADYKKNTDELVAKLGALDTEFKDGLKNTASKTFITTHSAFGYLSERYGLDQEGISGVDPESEPSPARMKDLQAIAKKDNVSTVFFETLASDKTAKTLATDTGLKTDVLDPLEGITDKSQGADYFEVMRSNLKNLQKALGNK